In the Halococcus hamelinensis 100A6 genome, TCGGTACGCCCGAGAAGCGAGAGCAGCCGCATCTTCGCGTAGGTTGTCGTCCGAGCGGCGAGTCCGTCCAACCCCTCGTCGAGAGCGATCTCGACACCTCGTCGAGCCAGCGCTGATATGCCCACACGAATGGTCATAGATCTCGTTTTGTTAAATCTGACGAGTGACCGTGCAAACCAAACCCCTCTCGATGCCCACCGCGCCCGGAACCGGACCGCAACCGCTACATAGCTCTTCTCCCGGGATACCCTATGCGCCGCTTCGAGGCCCGGCTGCCGCTCGCTGGCGGAACCTTGGTTGCCATCGTCGCCACCGCCGGCAGCCTCTATTTCAGCCTCGGACTCGGTCTCGTACCCTGCGAACTCTGCTGGTATCAGCGGATACTGATGTATCCACTGGTGCTCGTCCTCGGCGTCGCGGCCCTCGAGAACCGACGGCGGGTCTTCCTCACCGCGCTCCCGCTGTCGGCCCTCGGAACCGTCGTCGCGGCCTACCACTCGTGGCTCCAGGTCAGCGACACCACCGGCACCTGCTCGGTCGGCGGTGGCTGTAGCGCGGTCCAGTATCAGGTGGCCGGGCTCTCGATACCCAACCTCTCGCTGATCGCGTTCGTGCTGATCACGCTTTCGCTGGTCGTGACGGCCCGAAGCCGATA is a window encoding:
- a CDS encoding disulfide bond formation protein B, with the protein product MRRFEARLPLAGGTLVAIVATAGSLYFSLGLGLVPCELCWYQRILMYPLVLVLGVAALENRRRVFLTALPLSALGTVVAAYHSWLQVSDTTGTCSVGGGCSAVQYQVAGLSIPNLSLIAFVLITLSLVVTARSR